The following coding sequences lie in one Komagataeibacter sucrofermentans DSM 15973 genomic window:
- a CDS encoding alpha-glucosidase translates to MTGLDMSRRSLFPLAVGFWASASASARAQSRAPWWKSSVFYEIYPRSFQDGNSDGIGDFIGMKDRLEYLAELGVNAIWVAACFDSPNVDNGYDVRDYRKIMPDFGTMEDFDAFLAGAKQLGIRVILDMVFNHTSDQHPWFMESRSSRNNRYRNFYHWHDGKNGGPPTNWQTQFGGAAWTLDQKTGQYYLHSFEAQQPDLNWENPEVRAELYAILKFWASKGVAGFRFDAITFIAKPEKLYDLTPEEIPARKTFADHGDRLSFYLKDMYEHVFKNTELYSVGENWGVNRDEYARITDSRNKELSSGFRFDFQIKDNVDAWRKGTFHLSDLRAFNRDNSFDDHPTTWPVVWLEDHDYSRSVSRYGSQLPEYRDRSAKLLATMMLSLRGTPFIYQGQEIGMTNFPFRSIDQFDDVFAHNEWRLQVESGRISSREMLANLAATTRDNARTPMQWNEGANAGFSAVKPWMPVNPNFRTINGSRESSDPGSVLSFYRKMIRTRKQFPVLIHGTYKDISPDGSQIYAYIREDSTNRALVVLNFSDNEKTFPLPEGQKVKRVIASNMDRKQIEGSAIRMQAWESIVVII, encoded by the coding sequence ATGACCGGCCTTGACATGAGTCGCCGAAGCTTATTCCCTCTGGCTGTTGGATTCTGGGCGAGCGCATCTGCATCAGCTCGGGCTCAATCCCGCGCCCCATGGTGGAAGAGCAGCGTGTTCTACGAGATTTATCCCCGTTCCTTTCAGGATGGAAATTCTGACGGTATCGGGGATTTTATCGGTATGAAAGACAGGCTGGAATACCTCGCGGAACTGGGCGTTAATGCGATCTGGGTTGCTGCCTGTTTCGACTCTCCCAATGTCGATAACGGGTATGACGTGCGAGACTATCGCAAGATCATGCCGGACTTTGGCACCATGGAAGATTTTGATGCCTTTCTGGCGGGGGCGAAGCAACTTGGGATTCGTGTCATTCTCGATATGGTTTTCAATCATACGAGCGACCAGCATCCATGGTTTATGGAAAGCAGATCATCCAGAAATAATCGCTACCGCAACTTCTATCACTGGCACGATGGGAAAAATGGCGGTCCGCCCACGAACTGGCAGACGCAGTTTGGGGGGGCGGCCTGGACCCTGGATCAGAAGACAGGCCAGTATTATCTGCACTCGTTTGAAGCACAGCAGCCGGATCTGAACTGGGAGAACCCTGAAGTTCGTGCCGAGCTTTACGCGATCCTGAAGTTCTGGGCCAGCAAAGGTGTTGCTGGTTTCCGGTTCGATGCGATTACCTTCATCGCGAAACCGGAAAAGCTGTACGATCTCACTCCGGAAGAAATTCCGGCGCGGAAGACGTTTGCCGATCATGGAGACCGGCTCAGTTTCTATCTGAAAGATATGTACGAGCACGTTTTCAAGAACACAGAACTATATTCTGTTGGCGAAAACTGGGGCGTGAACCGCGATGAATATGCGCGCATTACAGATTCACGAAACAAGGAACTTTCGTCTGGATTTCGCTTCGATTTTCAGATCAAAGATAATGTCGATGCATGGCGTAAGGGAACTTTTCATCTAAGCGACCTGCGCGCATTCAATCGTGATAACAGTTTTGACGATCACCCCACGACGTGGCCCGTTGTCTGGCTGGAAGACCATGATTACTCACGCTCGGTGTCACGTTATGGATCGCAATTACCCGAATACAGAGATCGCTCGGCGAAACTTCTGGCAACGATGATGCTTTCCCTGCGTGGCACGCCATTTATCTACCAGGGGCAGGAAATTGGCATGACCAATTTTCCGTTCAGATCAATAGATCAGTTCGACGATGTATTTGCGCATAATGAATGGCGCCTGCAGGTTGAGTCGGGACGAATTTCCTCCCGGGAAATGCTTGCAAATCTGGCCGCAACGACACGGGACAATGCCCGAACACCCATGCAATGGAATGAAGGGGCTAACGCCGGATTTTCAGCGGTGAAACCCTGGATGCCCGTCAATCCGAATTTCCGCACAATCAATGGCTCCCGAGAATCTTCTGACCCCGGATCCGTACTTTCCTTTTACAGGAAAATGATCCGGACAAGAAAACAGTTCCCTGTTCTGATCCATGGAACATACAAAGATATTTCTCCGGATGGTTCGCAGATCTATGCCTATATCCGGGAAGATTCTACAAACAGAGCACTGGTTGTTCTGAATTTCTCTGATAACGAAAAAACGTTTCCCTTGCCTGAGGGGCAAAAAGTAAAGCGTGTTATTGCAAGTAATATGGATAGAAAACAGATTGAGGGCAGCGCCATCCGTATGCAGGCATGGGAGAGTATTGTTGTCATTATATAA
- a CDS encoding alkene reductase codes for MPSLFEPIELGSIYARNRILMAPLTRARGTREHVPTPIMAEYYAQRAGAGLIISEATGISREGLGWPYAPGLWSQEQVEAWKPITAAVHAKGGKIVAQLWHMGRMVHSSVTGQQPVSCSATKAPEALHTYDGKQAPEIARPLTREDIARILNDYENAARNALQAGFDGVQIHAANGYLIDEFLRDGTNHRSDEYGGSPENRIRFLREVTERVIATIGADKTSVRLSPNGDTEGCIDSRPEQVFVPTAKLLNDLDIAFLELREPGPDGTCDKIDQPKLHGPIREVFKKPMVLNLGYTRDEAVETIATGVADAISFGRPFIANPDLVRRLENNLPLNKDDIRTWYSQGVEGYTDYPLAR; via the coding sequence ATGCCCAGCCTGTTTGAGCCGATCGAACTGGGAAGCATTTACGCCAGAAACAGAATTCTCATGGCACCGCTCACACGCGCCCGGGGCACCCGTGAGCATGTGCCCACTCCCATCATGGCAGAATATTACGCGCAACGCGCTGGAGCCGGTCTGATCATCTCGGAGGCGACCGGGATCAGCCGCGAAGGTCTTGGCTGGCCTTATGCGCCGGGTCTATGGTCGCAGGAACAGGTGGAAGCCTGGAAGCCCATCACCGCTGCAGTCCACGCCAAGGGCGGAAAAATCGTGGCCCAACTTTGGCATATGGGTCGGATGGTGCATTCCAGCGTGACGGGCCAGCAGCCTGTGTCCTGCTCGGCGACAAAAGCACCTGAAGCTCTCCATACTTATGACGGCAAACAGGCTCCCGAAATCGCCCGTCCTCTCACCAGGGAGGACATTGCCCGCATTCTGAACGACTATGAAAACGCTGCTCGCAATGCCCTTCAGGCAGGCTTTGACGGTGTGCAGATTCATGCCGCCAACGGTTATCTGATCGACGAATTCCTGCGGGATGGCACCAATCACCGTTCCGACGAATATGGCGGTTCGCCGGAAAACCGCATCCGCTTCCTGCGTGAAGTCACGGAACGCGTGATCGCAACGATTGGCGCGGACAAAACGTCAGTAAGGCTTTCCCCTAATGGCGATACAGAGGGCTGCATCGACAGCCGTCCCGAGCAGGTTTTTGTGCCGACGGCAAAGCTGTTGAACGACCTTGACATCGCTTTTCTTGAACTGCGCGAACCCGGACCGGATGGCACGTGCGACAAGATCGATCAGCCCAAGCTGCATGGTCCGATCCGCGAAGTCTTCAAGAAGCCGATGGTTCTGAATCTGGGCTACACACGGGATGAAGCGGTCGAGACAATCGCAACCGGTGTCGCGGACGCCATTTCATTCGGCCGTCCATTCATCGCTAATCCGGACCTCGTGCGTCGTCTGGAAAACAATCTGCCCCTGAACAAGGACGATATCCGCACCTGGTATTCGCAGGGCGTAGAAGGCTATACCGATTATCCACTTGCTCGTTGA
- a CDS encoding TetR/AcrR family transcriptional regulator: MSETKDRPYHHGDLRRALIDTALDMLAADQNWTFTLREVARRTGVSHAAPYKHFQDREMLLRELARIGFVRLGESLTGAMSLGLPSTRAQFMAAAQACIGFACQNPGLYRLMFSSDADKTIDAPLHDAAMKTFGVLLRLLEKGQRDGSFRPVAVSTLAAASWAQVHGLAMLAISNQLLEEKVGPAPVPAALDVLLNGMSCSD; encoded by the coding sequence ATGAGTGAAACCAAAGACCGCCCCTACCATCACGGTGACCTGCGCCGCGCCCTGATCGATACCGCTCTGGACATGCTGGCGGCAGACCAGAACTGGACATTCACCTTGCGGGAAGTGGCGCGGCGCACGGGTGTCAGCCACGCGGCCCCTTACAAGCATTTCCAGGATCGCGAGATGCTGCTGCGTGAACTGGCCCGGATCGGGTTTGTCAGGCTTGGGGAGAGCCTGACAGGGGCCATGTCTCTGGGGCTGCCTTCCACGCGCGCGCAATTCATGGCCGCGGCGCAGGCCTGTATCGGGTTTGCCTGTCAAAATCCCGGTCTTTATCGCCTGATGTTCAGTTCCGATGCCGACAAGACAATAGACGCGCCGCTACATGATGCGGCCATGAAGACCTTCGGGGTGCTTCTGAGGCTTCTGGAAAAGGGGCAACGTGACGGCAGCTTCCGGCCGGTTGCCGTCAGCACTCTGGCGGCAGCAAGCTGGGCACAGGTACACGGCCTGGCCATGCTGGCAATCAGTAACCAGTTGCTTGAAGAGAAGGTCGGGCCAGCGCCAGTCCCGGCGGCGCTGGACGTGTTGCTGAATGGCATGAGCTGCAGCGATTGA